From Diospyros lotus cultivar Yz01 chromosome 4, ASM1463336v1, whole genome shotgun sequence, a single genomic window includes:
- the LOC127800157 gene encoding ethylene-responsive transcription factor ERN1-like has protein sequence MARKRKPSEGAEDNNSEQGNLACWDEEMVKETAEAAALGAARRARKRFVGVRQRPSGRWVAEIKDTIHKIRVWLGTFDTAEEAARAYDEAACLLRGANTRTNFWSPSPTYSSTPALPSKITNLLLHRLKATNNSLVASSTTTALPISQHQKQAFRDEVPDLSDISDAQFTDFLNDPEDYSIDNMITNTGINTDDYTTTSFESCLTDKEKPDFEHACSDPAESYSVDGNRGAGEIEDDEEEGSDLGVGDLQFVDEVGSPCYYSPFEIAEEIAEPLEQDFCGDEPSSMLGEAMKRMKYERKFSASLYAFNGIPECLRLKLGSKSVNPRGYSDHLTSLRNACNKKQEEMILEGKTNEQEEGEQSSTMEMGSSDGELSLWSSLDLPPICFVN, from the coding sequence ATGGCTAGGAAGAGAAAGCCCAGTGAAGGAGCTGAGGATAACAACTCTGAACAAGGAAACTTGGCCTGCTGGGATGAGGAGATGGTAAAGGAGACTGCTGAAGCTGCAGCACTGGGCGCAGCCCGGCGAGCTCGAAAGAGATTTGTTGGGGTTAGGCAAAGGCCATCAGGCAGATGGGTGGCTGAGATAAAGGACACCATTCACAAGATCAGGGTGTGGTTAGGCACTTTTGACACAGCAGAAGAAGCGGCAAGGGCCTATGATGAGGCTGCTTGCCTGCTTCGAGGCGCCAACACTCGCACAAATTTCTGGTCGCCTTCTCCTACATATTCTTCAACTCCAGCCCTTCCCTCTAAGATCACTAACCTTCTCCTCCATAGGCTTAAAGCAACAAACAATTCTTTAGTTGCTTCATCTACTACTACTGCACTACCTATTAGCCAACACCAGAAACAGGCATTCAGAGACGAAGTACCTGACCTTTCAGATATTTCTGATGCTCAATTCACTGATTTCCTGAATGATCCTGAAGACTACTCCATTGACAACATGATCACCAACACTGGTATTAATACTGATGATTACACAACTACAAGTTTTGAGTCGTGTTTAACTGATAAAGAGAAGCCGGATTTTGAGCATGCCTGCAGTGATCCAGCAGAGTCATATAGTGTTGATGGAAATCGTGGAGCGGGAGAAATAGAAGATGACGAAGAAGAGGGGAGTGATCTAGGGGTTGGGGATTTGCAGTTTGTAGATGAAGTTGGATCACCATGTTACTACTCTCCTTTTGAGATTGCTGAAGAGATAGCAGAACCTCTGGAACAGGATTTTTGTGGGGATGAACCATCCTCCATGCTTGGAGAGGCAATGAAGAGGATGAAATATGAGCGCAAGTTCTCAGCTTCGCTCTATGCATTCAATGGTATACCGGAGTGTCTAAGGTTGAAGCTTGGCTCGAAGAGTGTCAACCCCAGAGGATATTCTGATCACTTGACCAGTCTCAGGAATGCATGTAACAAGAAGCAAGAGGAGATGATATTGGAAGGCAAAACAAACGAACAGGAGGAAGGTGAACAAAGTTCAACTATGGAAATGGGATCGTCTGATGGTGAGCTCTCACTCTGGAGCTCCCTTGACCTCCCACCtatctgttttgttaattga